In the Alistipes provencensis genome, CATGTCGGCCACGAGGATGTTGCGGTTGATGTTGGCCAGAATGAAATCGTAGCTCCGGCCCGCGATGCGGCGCACGTCGCCCAGCATCGGGGTAATCCGTTCGGAAACGCCGTTGGCGGCGACATTCTCGCGGCAGTTTTCATCGGCCCAGTCGTCGATGTCCACGGCGTCGACATGCGCGGCGCCGCACTTCGCGGCCACGATCGCCAGCACGCCCGTGCCGCTGCCCATGTCGAGACCCGTGCGGCCCGCAACCCCGAGATCGAGCACGGCGCGCGACATGAGCCATGTCGTGGCATGGTGCCCCGTGCCGAACGACATCTTGGGCATCACGACCACCTCCATTTCGCCCGCGGGAGCCGCCTCGTGGAACGGCGCGCGGATACGCAGGCGGCCGTCGACGTCGACAGCCGGGAAATTACTCTCCCACAAGGCGTTCCAGTTCTGCGTTTCGATCGAGATATAGCGTCCGCCGACGCCGTAGCGCACCAGCAGGCCGTCGACCTGCTCCTTGCAGTCGGCCAGCCGCTCCTGCGGGATATAGGCTTTCAGCACGCCGTCGCCGGTCTCGAAGCTCTCGAACGGATAATCGGCCAGTTCGGCAGTCAGGATCCCGGCCAGTTCTTCGTCGGCACACGGGACATTGAGCGCGATGTAATCCATAATTATGTAAAATTTTCGTACCTTCGTCGGAACAAAGTTACTCAAATTATCGACATTCAGCGGATCGGAGATGGCAGAAAATACGAAAAAGTGGGAGGAGGTCGGACGCCGCTACCGCACTTATATCAAATTGGAAAAGCGGCTCTCGAAAAACACCGTCGAGTCGTACATGCGTGACCTGAGGCAGTTCGCCCATTTCATCCTGCGCCAGTGGGACGTCGCGCCCCACAAGGTCGAGGAGGCGATGATCGAGCGTTACATGGCGTGGCTCTACGACAAGGGGCGTGAAAAGACGTCGCAGGCGAGGGCGCTGAGCGGCGTGAAGAGCTTTTTCAACTTCCTGATGATCTCGGACAAGATCGAGTCGTCGCCCGCGGAGTTCGTCCTGACGCCCAAATTCGGACGCCAGCTCCCCGACGTGCTCACGACCCCGGAGATCGACCGCATCATCGCCGCCGTGGACACCTCGACGCCCAAGGGGCTGCGCGACTGCGCCATGCTCGAAGTGCTCTACTCGTGCGGACTGCGCGTCTCGGAGCTCACGTCGCTGAGGATGCAGGACCTCTTTTTCGGCGAAGGCTACATCCGCGTGATCGGCAAGGGCGACAAGCAGCGGCTGGTGCCGATCAGCGCAGCGGCGCGCGACCGCATCCAGCTCTACCTCGAAAAGCGGCGGAGCGCCCGGGCCAGCGAGGAGATCGTATTTCTGAACAACCGCGGCGGGCAGCTCACCCGGGTGATGATCTTCACCATCCTCAAAGAGGCCGCCCGGCGGGCCGGGATCACCAAGCGCATCAGTCCCCATACCTTCCGCCACTCGTTCGCCACGCACCTGCTCGAAGGCGGCGCCTCGATCCGCCAAGTGCAGGAGATGCTGGGGCACGAGAGCATCCTGACGACCGAGATATACACCCATCTCGACCGCGAGCACCTGCGGCGCACAATCGAAGAGCATTTGCCGATCTGACAAAGAAATTATAACATGCGGATTTGCGACCGGGACGTCAGTCGCAGCGATTCGTAGTCGAGCCCCGAGATCACGACCAGCACGCCGCCGGGCGTCACCGTCTGCGCGAGCAGTTCGGGCAGCGGCGTCGCCGAATCCCGGCACAGGCGTTCGAAAGCCGTGCGGTAGTCGGCCGGGAAGCCGGGGACCAGCAATCCCGAATAGAACTCCGTGGCGGCGAGGCGGTCGGGTTCGGGACAGCTATCGGACGTGAGCACACGCCCGTCGGACGACAGCGTCAGCAGCGGATTGCGGACGATGCCCCCGGGGGTCCAGAGCAAGTTAGAGGCTATCCGCCGGGTTGGCTGCGCGGAAGAATTCATCGGCGAAGATGCGGATATCGAGTTGCTGTTCGTAGAGCCTTTCGACCGCCGTGCGCGTCGGAGGCGTAAACTCGACCTTCAGGTCGGTGACCGTCACGGAAGGGCGCTGGGGCTTGCCCGTGAAATTCAGGAAGTCGATGCGCAGCCGCCGATGCGACGAATCGGCCGTCAGCCGGCGCGAGAAAGTCTCCTCGCGGTTGCGCCGCAGGGTCGTGGTATAGACTCCCGTGCGGGTGCTGTCCCGGCGTTCGAGCCAGACGGAGCCTTTCAGGCCCTTGTCGTTGCGGTCGAGCGAATCGACGAGGTATTTGAGCGAGAGCTGGTAGTCGCCCGGCTCGACGTCGAGCGAGAAGCTCAACCGGGCCGTGTCGGAGAGCGACCGCACGCGGATCAGCGAGTCGGCGAGCACGGTGCGGGTGAAGGTCCGGCGGGCCACGTTGTCGATCGTGTCGAGCACGGCGACCTCGCGGTTATAGAACTTGCCCTCCCGTTCGAGCATCTCGATGGCCCGTTCGACGATGTCGCCCAAGCGGGCGCTCTTGCGCTTCGAGAAGTTGCCGATGGTGTAGTGTACGTCGTCGGTCGTATAGCCGTAGCTGACGAAGATCGGCTCGTAGATACGCAGGGAGTCGGTCCGGACGTTCTCGTTGTTGATATAGGCGTTGGTGAGAAACGCATCGTGGAAAATCTGCGCCAGCTTGTCATCGGGGATGATCTTGTGGCGGGCGCAGGCGGCAAAGAGCACCACCAAAGCGGCGGAAGCCGTTATGCGGAGAAATCGTTTCATATCATTCGTTGTTTTTTATCATGCTGCGCACCGTGATGCCCGACAGCAGGGCGGCCACGGCGGCGAAAGCGGCAAGGACGGCCAGCAGGTCGGACGGACGGAACTCGACGGGGTAACTCTTCGTGAGAAATGTCTCGGCGGGAATTTCGATCAGCCCGAAATGCTGCTGCACGAGGCTCGCGCCGACGCCGATAACGACGCCGAACAGAGCCCCCAGACCGCATATCAGAAATCCCTCGGAGCGGAACACGGCCCGCACCAGTCCCGTATCGGCCCCCAATGCCCGGAGCGTCACGATGTCGCCGCGTTTCTCGACGATCAGCATGGCCAGCGCACCCACCACCGAGAACGAGGCGATGACGAGCACCAGCAGGGCAATGAAGAAGATGCCCCACTTCTCGTAGGTCATGATGCGGTAGAACGAGGCGCGGAGTTCATCGCGCGTGCGGACCCGGAAGTCATCACCCACGACCTCGGCGACCGCCCGGCGGACCCCGGCGGCATCGGCCCCCGGATCGAGGCGCAAGACCAGCGACGAGGCGCGGCCCGGGTATCCGAAAAGCTCCTGCGCCAGCCGCAGCGAGGAGAGTACATAGGTGCGCTCGGTGTCGAGGTCGAGCGAATAGACCCCGCCCACGGGTTCCGTGCGGCGCGTATAGTTTTCCAGCGGCAGCAGCGTCGAGAACGAGCCCCGGCGCACGGCGTAGAGCGTCACGTCGGCATCGGCCAGCGACCGGATGCCCAGCATCCACGCCATCGACTGTCCGACGACCAACCGTTCCAGGTCGCCCAACCGCACCCGCCACTCCCCGGCCGACACGGCGTCGCCCAGGGCGAACACCTCGGCATAGGCGTCGTCGACGCCCCGCACCGTAGCGGTGGCCTGACGCCCTCCGTGTTCGAGCAGGGCGCTCTGTTCGAGGGTGAACGACAGCGCCCCGACACCCGGAATGCGCCGGAGGGCCGCGGAGTCGATCTCCTCCTGCCCGAAGGTCTGCCCCTGCCGCGGGGTGACGGTCAGGTCGGCATCGAAAGCCGAATACATCGACTTTACGAGCGACTCGAAACCGTTGAAGACCGACAGCAGGATAATCATCGCCGCAACGGGCATCGCCACGGCCGCGACGCTCAGTCCCGCGATCAGGTTGACAACCGACCGGGATTGGGACGAAAAGAGGTAGCGGCGGGCGAAAAGCTGCGGCAGCATAACGGGCAAACGGTTAGGTACGGGACTCCGAAGCCCCCGCCGAGGCGGGGGTTTGGAGGTGGGTCAGGTTTGTAAACGACGCCGCAGGCGGCGCGAACGACCGGCAGAAGCGCATAGCCATCAATCTTCTTTCAACGCCCTGTCTATGTTCTCGATATATTCCAGCGAATCGTCGAGGAAGAACTGGATTTCGGGAACGTTCTTCAACTGGTTGCGCAGCCGCTGCCCCAAGGCACGGCGGATAAACCAGTTCTGGTGTTCGAGGCGCTGCATCACTTCGTCGCTCTGCTCGAAGGGGAAGATGCTGACGTAAATCTTGGCGTAGCTGAAATCGGGCGAGACACGCACGGCCGTAACCGTGACGAGCGCGCCGCGGACGATCTGCGCCCCCTCCTTCTGGAAGATGTCGGCGGCGTCCTTCTGGATCTGTTTGGCGATTTTCTGCTGACGGGTGGTTTCCATAATCTGCTGTTTTTACAACCCATATTTGAAGACCTCGCGGTTCTTCTCCTTCTTGGGTCTTGGTTTCCATGTTTCGAAGCCCTGTTTGTTGAAACGGTAGTTGAGCCCCACGGAGATCGTGAGGTTGTCGAGCGGCGAGCGCAGCGGCGTGGCCCAGAAGGGATTTTCCGACCCGTCGCCGGTGTTGTCGGCGTACTTGTTGCGGTTGCGGACGATGTCCGAATAGCCGAAATAGTAACGCACGCGGAAATTCAGTTCGAAGCGGCGGATCAGGAACGCGATACCGCCGCCACCGGCCAGTCCGTAGCCCCAGCGGTTGTCGCGCGGGAGTTTGAAATCATAGGTTCCCTTCCAGTCGGAAGAGCCGTTGGCCCGGGCCTGCTCGTTCTCGTAGGTGGACGAAAAGTTGTACGAGAAAGTCGCCGCGGCCTCGAGGTAGACGCGCACATGGTTGCGGAACATATAGACGTGGGGCTGCCAGACGATGGGCAGCACCACCGAATTGATATGCCGCGAGTAGTAGAGGTAGTCCTTCTTCTCCTCGACCAGCGAGGCGTTGGGCGCGAACGAGAAGCCCTGCTGCAAAAACTCCAAGTCGACGCCGAAACCGCCCACGAAGCGCTGCATGCCGTAATAGCGCCACGAAAGGCCGCCGCTGTACATGCCCCACATCGCCCGCATCTCCTGCTGGGGCTGGAAGCGGCCGTTGCCCATGCCGTAACCCACTGTGAAGCCGAGCGTATGCTGCGCCGAGGCCCCCTGCCACGCCGTGAGGACGGCAAAGGCGAAGAGCACGTTCCTGATATGTCGTTTCATCGTCATCCTACCTGAAATTATTGAACATGCCGCCCGCAGAGTTGAAATTGCTGTTCTGCTGCTGTTGCTGGCGTTCGCGGTCCTGCTGGTTCTTCTTCGGACCCTCCTTGAGCCGTTTCTCCTCCTCGCGGCGCAGCCGCTGGGCTTCGCGCTCGTCCAGCAGGCGCGAGAGCGACTGCATCGTGACCGGAGCGAAGATGCGGTTCATGTCCATCGTGAACTCGATCTCCCAGTTGGTCTTGGTGGCGAAGGTGTCCTCGCCCTCGTCGTTGGCATAGATTTCGGCCCGCTCGGGCTGGCGCCGTTCGACCAGATTACCCGTGTCCCACTTGCCGTTGCCGTTCTTGTCCTCGATGACGCGGAACTTGATCTCTCCGGCCGGGACATAGTTGAACTGGATGTCGCCCGTCACCACGTCGCGCCGCTCCTGCTTGAGGGCGTTGTTGCCGTCGAGCAACTGGACGATGTATTTCGTGCCGTCGTCGCGTCCGTTGACGCGGATCTTCACCGTGGCGAACTTCTCGGGGTCGAGGACCGTATATTTGCCGACGATCGAGTCGTTCGACAGGCCCGCGACGTCGGTAATCGTCCCCTCGGGGATGGTCAGCGTATATTGTCCGGCCGTCTTCCACGGGGCCCGGATGTACCATTTGCGCAGTTGTCCCGTATCGCGCACCATGCGCACGGGGACGTCCTCGACCGAATTGTCTTCGAGTAGGCGCGTCAGCAGCAGGCGCGACGAATCGATCTTCACCAGCGGGTAATCGAATTCGACGGTGAGGTGGTTTTCGGGGTTGATATCCCCCGAGGTGGGGAGTTTGAAGGCAAAGGGATTCGGCTTTTTGGGTTCGATCCACTCCTCGCCGGCGGCTTCGGCCTTGCGGCGGTCGCGTTCGAGCTTTTCGCGTTCGCGCTCCTGCTCCTTGGTCTCGATCAGCCGCCAAGCGAGTTTCAGCGGCTCGGTGACCTCCTGCAAGCGGTTGACCGTATCGTGCTTGAAATAGGTGATCTCACCCTTGATCGTATCGGGGAGGTCAGCCGAGGGAACATTGAACCACAGGGCGATCGTATCGCGGCCCACGGTCTGGGGGTCGAAGATGACCCGGTCGGCGGGAATGCTGTCGAAGCGCAGGCTGGTGATCTTCGGATGCGCCGAGGCGAAATAGAGCATCGCCTTGTGCTGCTGGGGCCGCTCGGACTCCGAAAGCATCTGCCGGCGGAACGCCTTGTCGGTGAACATCCGGAAATAAAGTTGCGGCTCGGCAGTCACATACTGCCGGATCGAGTCGTACCACATGGCGAAATCGGGCATCTCGGCCGGGTTGTAGGTCTTCTCGAGGAAGCCCACCTGATCGTTGCCGGGCTCGTACATCTGGTTGTCGTTCTTGTCCTGAACGGCATAGACCCGGTAGGGGATCGGCTTGAGGTTCTGGGCGATGAAGATACCGTTGTTCTCGGCGCGGGCGATCGACGCAGGCTTGTACTTAAACACCGTGGAGTCGTATTCGGCGACGTTCTCGACCGAATCGGCCGGGAAGAACCAGATGAAGGTCTTCGACACGGAGTCGGCCTTGTAACTGTCGGCCGTATAGCCCGTGAGGAGCATCGAGTCGATCTCGGGGCCCGTCGAAAAGACGTAACGCATCGAATAGAGGGGGTTGCCCTCGTTGTTATCGCGGATGGCGCTGCCGAAATTGAGCGAATAGGTCGTGTTCGGGGCCAGCGTGTCGCGCAGCTGGATCACAACGCCGCGGCCGCGCAGGGAGACCGTGGGTTTCTTCTTCATCGCCGGCGAGGTGAAGAACTCCTTCTGCTGGTCCTTGAGCTGGACGAACTCGTCGAACTCGATATAGATCTTCTCATGCCCGACGAGGGGCCGGTTGGTCGAATTGTTGTCGGGCGTCATGTTCACGATGACGGGCGGAAGCGAGTCGCGGGGACCGCCGGTAGGGGTCATCATGCTCGCGCAGCGGCTCAGGAAGGCCGACACGAAGAGCAGCGCCACCACAAGGCGCAGCAGGTAAAGGGTATGTCGCGGCGTGTTCATCGGCGGCGTGCTTGTGTTTGCGTATTCGAATCCTTGTCGGGGTCGAGCTCCGGGTTGACGACAATCCAGCCGTTGGGCTCCTCATCATCAATCCACTGCTGAATCCACGGACGGAACAGAACGGGGAAGGTCGGCGAGGCGCCCTCGAGGTCGACCTCCTTTTTCGTATAGGCGTAGAGGCGGTTGACGCGGTCCACGACGACGACCATCAGCGTCGGGGTCGAAACCTGCATCTTGTAGAGGGTCGAGTTGTCCTCCTTGTAAGCCGTGAAGTTGGGGTTGGAGCGCGTGAACGAATCGTCGTCCTTCGACGTGATCTTGCCCGCCACGGCATCGTCGTACGAGGCGATATACCACGCCGTGGTATCGGCTGCGAAAGCGTAGGCCTTCAGGCTCGAAATCTCGCCCGAAGCGCCGCCATCCTCGGTCTGGACCGCGGGCTCGATGAAGCAGTCGAGGTAAGTGGGAGGCGTATAGAATTCGTTGTAATAGCTCCAGTTGCCGTCCTTGTAGGAAAAGCCCTCCTTCCACGGTTTGAAAGGCAGCGCCACATACAGGACCGGGAGGTTTTCGGCCAATTCCTGCTGGGTATAGGCGTAAATCTTATGCTCCGTATCGACGGCCAGAACCATCTGCGTCGAGTTCGACATCGGCATCTGGACCCATCCGGCAGCCCCCTCGCGTTCGTAGGGCTCGGCCGTAGCGAAGGGCTGGAGCTGTTCCGAGGGGTTGTCCTTCAGACTGGCGATACCCTCCAGCGCATCCGCATAGGAAGCGACGGTATAGAAAGTCGTGTCGGCATTGAAAGCATAGGCTTTCACCCCCTCGAGCGCCAGATACGGGTCGCCCGACAAGTCCTGCACCAAGGGCTTGATCACATAGTTCGTCTTGGTCGACACGTCCTTGAAGCACCCCGTCAGGAGCGCCGCGGCAGTCAGGAAGAGTATCGTTCGTTTCACGTTCATCTCCGTATTAATGGGTTGCGCAGGGCATCGAGCATCTCCCCGACAGTGACACCCGTCACGGGATGGGGATGCCGGCGCATGATCTCCGCGAGCGGCTGCAGCGCGAACTCCCGTTCGGCAAGCAGCGGATGGGGAACCGTGAGGCGTTCGTCGTCGATCACCTCGTCGCCGTAGAAGAGGATGTCGATGTCGATCGGACGCGACGAATAGGCGGCACCCGACGAAGCCTTCTCGACCGCCTCGGCAGCCCGGTTGCGGCCCAGTTCACGCTCGATCTGCTGGCAGGCGTCGAGCACTTCGAGCGGCGAGAGATCGGTCGAGACCTCCAGCGCCTGATTCGAAAAACGCTCCGCGGCCGGGAATCCCCACGGCTCGCTCTCGTAGCGGTGCGAACAACGCAGAACAGCCCCCACACGGGAGTTTATCAACTGCTGTGCCGTTTGCAGGGTACGCTTCACATCGCCCTGATTTCCGCCTAAAAGAAGTGCCACACGCGCCATAACTCACAAATGTTTTATCATCTTGCTCACCGAGAGGGCAAAATGGGTGAAAACGATCGTCGGATTGCCGTTCTGCACGATCTGTGCGGAGGCGCTCTCGATCTCGGCGATCAGCGGCTCGATATTCTGCGAGCCGACGAAAGGGGCGAATTTCGAACAGAAGGCCAGCTCCTCGCCCCAGAGGTAGCTGACTTCGCGGATGCCCGCGTGGAGCATGTAGCTCTCGCGCAGAAGCCGAGCAGCATCGCGCAGAAACGCCCGCTGCTGTTCGCGCGAAAGCTGCGCCGCATCCTCGGCCCAAGAGACCAGTTCGAGGTGCTTGTCGTTGTAGCTCAGGCGCATCAGGCCGCAGAAAAGGTCGAAGTTCTCCTTCCGCAGCGCATCGCTTTCGCCAGCGACCAGATGGTTCAGTTCCAGCAGGTTGCCGCCCGCCAGCCGCGCCATGTTGCGGGCCTGCAGGGGATCGGAAACACCCTTTGCGGCCGCGACCCGTTCGAGCACGTCGGGAGCGATGCGCGGCACGGCGACCTCCTGCGTCCGCGAGATGATCGTCGGCAGCAACCGGTCGGGCTGCTCGGAGACCAGAATGAAGAGCGTCCGGTCCCACGGTTCCTCCAATATCTTGAGTATCTTGTTCGCGGCCTCCTCGTTCATCGTCTCCGGAAGCCAGATGAGCATCGTCTTATAGTCGGCCTCGAAACTCTTGAACGAGAGTTTGCGGATGATCTCGTCGGCCTCGCGGGCCGCGATCATGCCCTTGAGCGTCTTGCCCAGATCGAGCCGGTCGTACCAGTCCTGCGGCGAGACATAGCCGCCCCGTTCGGCGAACAGCGTGCGGAACAGGGGCAGGAACTCGTCGCTGCGCATCACCTCGCCCGACTTCTTGCCCTGTTTGTTCACGGGGAAGACCAAGTGCAGGTCGGGGTGCGCCAGCGTCTCGATCTGCTTGCAGTCGGGGCATTCGCCGCACGAGTCGCCGTCGCGGCGGTGGCGGCAGCAGAGGTACTGCACATAAGCCACGGCCAGCGCGAGGGCCCCGGAACCGGCCAGCCCCGTGAAGAGCTGAGCATGGCTCACGCGGCCGGCGTCGACCGACTGCGTCAGGTGCCGTTTCAAATCGTCCTGTCCTATGATATCCGCAAAACGCATTTTACTTTTTCTTTTTCAGGTGCCGGGCCGTTTGCAGGCCGGCAATGGTTAACAGTCCTGCGAAGACCAGTGCGAGGATGACGGTCCGCGTTGTCCCCCGCTCCATCTGGAGGGCGGCGGCCCCGCCGAGGAAGAGCGCGAAACTCACACCCATCACCACAAGTTTTCCGGTCGTCTTTTTCATCTCCGTCTACTTTTCGTCCACCACTTCGGCGCGGATGATTCGCACGTCCTCCAAAGGCCGGTCGGCCGGATCGGTCTCCACGCCCTGAATCGCCTCCACAACCTCCAGCCCTTCGGTCACACGGCCGAAGACGGTATACTGCCCGTCGAGGTGCGGCGTGCCCCCGAGGGTATTGTAAATCCCCCGCAGGGAGTCGGGAATCGGGATCTCCCGTCCCGTCGAAGCGGCGATGCGCACCTCGATCCGGTCGAGCGCCTCGTTGTCGAACGGCTGTCCCCAGACGATGAAGAACTGGCTGCCGGAGGACTTCCGCTCGGGATTCACCGAATCGGGAGTCCGGGCCGCAGCCAGCGCACCGCGGGTATGCGCCAGCGCCGGATAGGTGATCTCGGCGGGAATTTCGTAACCCGAGTCGCTGTTGCCCAGCATTTCACCTGCCGGGGCGCGGCGCGAAGCGGGGTCGCCCGCCTGAACCATGAAACCGGCGATCACCCGGTGGAAAAGCAGCGAGTCGAAGAACCCTTCGCGCGTCAGTTTCAGGAAATTGTCGCGGTGGAGGGGCGTCCGGTCATCGAGTTCGATGCGGATGTCGCCCGCCGTGGTATGCAGCAGGACCTCGGTCCCCTCCTGCTGGCGGGGCTGGCCGCAGGCGGCGATGAGCATTGCGGCCACTGCGGCCGCCGCGATCCGGGGAAACAACGTTTTTTTCTGCATACTCCGTTTTGGTTTTATCTGTGCAGGAATGCGCGCAGCATCGCCCCCACATCGATCCGCTCACGGCGGACGAGGTAGACGGCATACAACGCAAAGAGCACTATATTAAACGCATAGCTTACGAACATATTGCCCGTACAGGACGATACGGCCTCACAAGCGGCGAAAATGACGAGCGCCGCGGCGACATACTCGCCGATGCGGCGCCAGTCGTAGGGCGTCGGGTAGTAGCGGCGGTTGAGCCACCAACTGACGGCGACCATCACCGATTCGCTCGCCAGACGCGCCCAAGCGGCCCCGTAATAGCCCCACAGCGGGATGAGCCACACGCCGCAGGCGAACATCGCGACGAGTCCCGAACCCGTGACCACGATGGCCAGCGAGGTTCGCTCCTCCCGCTTGTACCAGAACGAGAGGTTGAGCCACACGCCCGTGAGGACATTCGCTCCCAGCACCACCGGCAGGATGAAGATGCCCTCGCGGAAATCCCGACCCACGATCAGCGCGAACACGTCGCGGAAGAGTGCGATGCCGAGGAAGATCATCATCGAGGCCATGACGTAGTATTTCAGCGCCGCGGCGTTCATCTGCACGAAATCCGATTTCTTGAAGTTCGAGA is a window encoding:
- the prmA gene encoding 50S ribosomal protein L11 methyltransferase; translation: MDYIALNVPCADEELAGILTAELADYPFESFETGDGVLKAYIPQERLADCKEQVDGLLVRYGVGGRYISIETQNWNALWESNFPAVDVDGRLRIRAPFHEAAPAGEMEVVVMPKMSFGTGHHATTWLMSRAVLDLGVAGRTGLDMGSGTGVLAIVAAKCGAAHVDAVDIDDWADENCRENVAANGVSERITPMLGDVRRIAGRSYDFILANINRNILVADMPAYAAALTPGGDLVMSGFLEQDVPAVTEAAAKLGMEIVAVKTRDNWVVVHAKKRE
- the xerD gene encoding site-specific tyrosine recombinase XerD is translated as MAENTKKWEEVGRRYRTYIKLEKRLSKNTVESYMRDLRQFAHFILRQWDVAPHKVEEAMIERYMAWLYDKGREKTSQARALSGVKSFFNFLMISDKIESSPAEFVLTPKFGRQLPDVLTTPEIDRIIAAVDTSTPKGLRDCAMLEVLYSCGLRVSELTSLRMQDLFFGEGYIRVIGKGDKQRLVPISAAARDRIQLYLEKRRSARASEEIVFLNNRGGQLTRVMIFTILKEAARRAGITKRISPHTFRHSFATHLLEGGASIRQVQEMLGHESILTTEIYTHLDREHLRRTIEEHLPI
- a CDS encoding cytosine deaminase, whose product is MLWTPGGIVRNPLLTLSSDGRVLTSDSCPEPDRLAATEFYSGLLVPGFPADYRTAFERLCRDSATPLPELLAQTVTPGGVLVVISGLDYESLRLTSRSQIRML
- a CDS encoding DUF4296 domain-containing protein, coding for MKRFLRITASAALVVLFAACARHKIIPDDKLAQIFHDAFLTNAYINNENVRTDSLRIYEPIFVSYGYTTDDVHYTIGNFSKRKSARLGDIVERAIEMLEREGKFYNREVAVLDTIDNVARRTFTRTVLADSLIRVRSLSDTARLSFSLDVEPGDYQLSLKYLVDSLDRNDKGLKGSVWLERRDSTRTGVYTTTLRRNREETFSRRLTADSSHRRLRIDFLNFTGKPQRPSVTVTDLKVEFTPPTRTAVERLYEQQLDIRIFADEFFRAANPADSL
- a CDS encoding FtsX-like permease family protein, whose product is MLPQLFARRYLFSSQSRSVVNLIAGLSVAAVAMPVAAMIILLSVFNGFESLVKSMYSAFDADLTVTPRQGQTFGQEEIDSAALRRIPGVGALSFTLEQSALLEHGGRQATATVRGVDDAYAEVFALGDAVSAGEWRVRLGDLERLVVGQSMAWMLGIRSLADADVTLYAVRRGSFSTLLPLENYTRRTEPVGGVYSLDLDTERTYVLSSLRLAQELFGYPGRASSLVLRLDPGADAAGVRRAVAEVVGDDFRVRTRDELRASFYRIMTYEKWGIFFIALLVLVIASFSVVGALAMLIVEKRGDIVTLRALGADTGLVRAVFRSEGFLICGLGALFGVVIGVGASLVQQHFGLIEIPAETFLTKSYPVEFRPSDLLAVLAAFAAVAALLSGITVRSMIKNNE
- the rbfA gene encoding 30S ribosome-binding factor RbfA; protein product: METTRQQKIAKQIQKDAADIFQKEGAQIVRGALVTVTAVRVSPDFSYAKIYVSIFPFEQSDEVMQRLEHQNWFIRRALGQRLRNQLKNVPEIQFFLDDSLEYIENIDRALKED
- a CDS encoding outer membrane beta-barrel protein, coding for MTMKRHIRNVLFAFAVLTAWQGASAQHTLGFTVGYGMGNGRFQPQQEMRAMWGMYSGGLSWRYYGMQRFVGGFGVDLEFLQQGFSFAPNASLVEEKKDYLYYSRHINSVVLPIVWQPHVYMFRNHVRVYLEAAATFSYNFSSTYENEQARANGSSDWKGTYDFKLPRDNRWGYGLAGGGGIAFLIRRFELNFRVRYYFGYSDIVRNRNKYADNTGDGSENPFWATPLRSPLDNLTISVGLNYRFNKQGFETWKPRPKKEKNREVFKYGL
- a CDS encoding Ig-like domain-containing protein, giving the protein MNTPRHTLYLLRLVVALLFVSAFLSRCASMMTPTGGPRDSLPPVIVNMTPDNNSTNRPLVGHEKIYIEFDEFVQLKDQQKEFFTSPAMKKKPTVSLRGRGVVIQLRDTLAPNTTYSLNFGSAIRDNNEGNPLYSMRYVFSTGPEIDSMLLTGYTADSYKADSVSKTFIWFFPADSVENVAEYDSTVFKYKPASIARAENNGIFIAQNLKPIPYRVYAVQDKNDNQMYEPGNDQVGFLEKTYNPAEMPDFAMWYDSIRQYVTAEPQLYFRMFTDKAFRRQMLSESERPQQHKAMLYFASAHPKITSLRFDSIPADRVIFDPQTVGRDTIALWFNVPSADLPDTIKGEITYFKHDTVNRLQEVTEPLKLAWRLIETKEQEREREKLERDRRKAEAAGEEWIEPKKPNPFAFKLPTSGDINPENHLTVEFDYPLVKIDSSRLLLTRLLEDNSVEDVPVRMVRDTGQLRKWYIRAPWKTAGQYTLTIPEGTITDVAGLSNDSIVGKYTVLDPEKFATVKIRVNGRDDGTKYIVQLLDGNNALKQERRDVVTGDIQFNYVPAGEIKFRVIEDKNGNGKWDTGNLVERRQPERAEIYANDEGEDTFATKTNWEIEFTMDMNRIFAPVTMQSLSRLLDEREAQRLRREEEKRLKEGPKKNQQDRERQQQQQNSNFNSAGGMFNNFR
- the folK gene encoding 2-amino-4-hydroxy-6-hydroxymethyldihydropteridine diphosphokinase, giving the protein MARVALLLGGNQGDVKRTLQTAQQLINSRVGAVLRCSHRYESEPWGFPAAERFSNQALEVSTDLSPLEVLDACQQIERELGRNRAAEAVEKASSGAAYSSRPIDIDILFYGDEVIDDERLTVPHPLLAEREFALQPLAEIMRRHPHPVTGVTVGEMLDALRNPLIRR
- a CDS encoding DNA polymerase III subunit, translating into MRFADIIGQDDLKRHLTQSVDAGRVSHAQLFTGLAGSGALALAVAYVQYLCCRHRRDGDSCGECPDCKQIETLAHPDLHLVFPVNKQGKKSGEVMRSDEFLPLFRTLFAERGGYVSPQDWYDRLDLGKTLKGMIAAREADEIIRKLSFKSFEADYKTMLIWLPETMNEEAANKILKILEEPWDRTLFILVSEQPDRLLPTIISRTQEVAVPRIAPDVLERVAAAKGVSDPLQARNMARLAGGNLLELNHLVAGESDALRKENFDLFCGLMRLSYNDKHLELVSWAEDAAQLSREQQRAFLRDAARLLRESYMLHAGIREVSYLWGEELAFCSKFAPFVGSQNIEPLIAEIESASAQIVQNGNPTIVFTHFALSVSKMIKHL
- a CDS encoding peptidylprolyl isomerase, with product MQKKTLFPRIAAAAVAAMLIAACGQPRQQEGTEVLLHTTAGDIRIELDDRTPLHRDNFLKLTREGFFDSLLFHRVIAGFMVQAGDPASRRAPAGEMLGNSDSGYEIPAEITYPALAHTRGALAAARTPDSVNPERKSSGSQFFIVWGQPFDNEALDRIEVRIAASTGREIPIPDSLRGIYNTLGGTPHLDGQYTVFGRVTEGLEVVEAIQGVETDPADRPLEDVRIIRAEVVDEK